Proteins encoded in a region of the Leopardus geoffroyi isolate Oge1 chromosome E2, O.geoffroyi_Oge1_pat1.0, whole genome shotgun sequence genome:
- the LOC123579149 gene encoding 60S ribosomal protein L30-like has protein sequence MVAAKKTKKSPESINSRLQLVMKSGKYVLGYKQTLKMIRHGKAKLVILGNNCPALRKSEIEYYAMLAKTGVHHYSGNNIELGTACGKYYRVCTLAIIDPGDSDIIRSMPEQTGEK, from the coding sequence ATGGTGGCCGCAAAGAAGACGAAAAAGTCGCCGGAGTCCATCAACTCTAGGCTCCAACTCGTTATGAAAAGTGGGAAGTACGTGTTGGGGTACAAGCAGACTCTGAAAATGATCAGACATGGCAAAGCGAAACTGGTCATCCTCGGCAACAACTGCCCAGCCTTGAGGAAGTCTGAAATAGAATACTATGCCATGTTGGCCAAAACTGGTGTCCATCACTACAGCGGCAATAATATTGAATTGGGCACAGCGTGTGGGAAATACTACAGAGTGTGCACACTGGCTATTATtgatccaggtgattctgatatcaTTCGAAGCATGCCAGAACAGACTGGTGAAAAGTAA